GGAAAACTCGCATATTATTTTACAGGAATAAAAGAGTTGCCTAAATTTAAAACTCTTGACCTTTCTATAAAATCTAAAAACTTTAATTATGAGGGTTCATCTATTTTGTTTTTTGTATTCAACGGTAGAACTGCTGGTAATCTAGAAGTGGCTCACGACTCAACAGTTGACGACGGATACTTAGATGTTATTATTATTCCTGCTGATAATATATTAGAAAAACTATCTATACTACCACATCTTTTAAATAAAAATAATACCTCTTATCCAAAAGGGATTATTCACTTTAAAACTGATGAAATAGAGATAGATGTAAAAAATTCTAATGAGTATACTACTGATATAGACGGGGAGCAAGGACCAAAATTCCCTATAAAAATAACTTGTGAAAAAAATAGCCTAAAAGTTTTGGGCTGGATATAGACTTTGGAGGAAAAATGAGAAAACTAAAAAACTTTAAAAAAACTGACAAAATCCCACCATATTTAGACAATGAAAAACTTATATTTGCTGGGTTTTATAAAAAATACTCTTGTATAGCATCTCTTGAAGAGGGGAAAAAATTCGTTAGTATTTCTGCTGAAAAAGGGGAGGTTAAACTAACTGAATATGAGATGCAAGAGATTACAAATAATTTCCAAATGGGAGAGTATGAAACTTGGGAGATAAAATCTCCTTTTAGAGAGGGAAAAACTAGATACTTTAGAGAAAAATAATTAAAAAAAATATAAGATTAAAAATTACTACAGATTACGAAAAATTGATTTATTATAAGCTCATTTCACTAAAATCACAAAACTCGCTAACGCTCAAACAGTTGTGATTTTTAGCGTTCAATATCGCTTTATAAATCTAATTTTTCTCCATAATTTTCGTAATTTTTAATCTATATTCTTATTAATAAAAAATGCAACATCTCTCTTTTTATTTTTAATTTTTTTCAGTTCTTTTAATATAATTTAAAATCTCTGATATTGTCATATCCACTATCGCAATAATTTTTTCTCTAAATAAATTAACTATATTTCTTATAGATTGAGATAAATTAATAGCATTTTCTTCTTTCTCTACTCCTAAATTTCTGAAGAAATATATTGTCATAACTCCGATAACTGTTCCTGCTATAATATCTGAAAGAGGAGAGGCAAATAAAATTCCATATATCCCTCTTCCTACCTCTTTATTTTCAAAAAATCTACAAAGTCCCAAAGTAAATATTACAAAGCAAAACATATCTCTAAGGATAGAGGCTATCATTGAGTGAATAGGTTTTCCAATAGATTGGAAGAATATAGATGAAATCTTTATAAAGCAAGTTACAAAGCAAAAACTTAAGAAAATACGGAAACTTTTTGTTGCAAAATCCATATAAAGTTCATTTTGTTTTCCAAAAATTAAAATTATCATCTCTGGATATAGTTCAAATATCAAAGTGGATAAAATCCCAACTCCAAGAGATGAGATTAAAATAAAACGATAAGTTTCTTTTACTCTATCTAATTTCTTAGCTCCATAGTTATAACCTAAAATCGGTTGTCCACCTAAAGCTATTCCAACAGCGATATTATTTACAATAGTATAAACCTTTGTCTGAATGCTAAAAACAGAGATTGGAATATCGCTACCATAGATAGAAGTAGCTCCATATTTTGCCAAAGTAATATTACTAAGTAGCGTCATAACTACCATTGAAATCTGAATAATAAAAGTAGAACCACCTAGCATAATAAGATTTTTTAGCATATCTTTTTTTATGTGGAAACTCTCTTTGGAAAGTTTAAAACTTTTTGGTTTTAAAAAATATAATCCACAAATAATAAAAGATACCCCTTGTCCAATCACTGTGGCTATTGCTGCTCCCTCAATCCCCCAATCTAACCAAAATATACAGATAGGGTCTAGAATAATATTTAAAATAGCTCCCGAACACATTGCCATCATAGCATAAGTTGGACTTCCGTCAGCTCTTATCATACTGTTCATCACATTAAACATCAGATATGCTGGAAAAAATAAAGCTATAATTTCAAAATAATTGCAAGCTAAATCAAGAGTAGCCTCTGACGCACCAAATAAAATCATTAAAGGCTCACAAAATAAAATACAAACTCCCGAAAGAATAACACTTATTATAAAAGTAGTTGTAAGTCCCGTCCCAACACATCTGTGAGCACTTTCACTGTCTTGACGTCCAGAACAGATACTTA
The nucleotide sequence above comes from Fusobacterium perfoetens. Encoded proteins:
- a CDS encoding MATE family efflux transporter, whose product is MEENKILGEKPVSQLLLKFSVPCVMGLLISALYNIVDQIFIGNSELGYLGNAATGISFPIICICNAFAWCVGDGAASYLSICSGRQDSESAHRCVGTGLTTTFIISVILSGVCILFCEPLMILFGASEATLDLACNYFEIIALFFPAYLMFNVMNSMIRADGSPTYAMMAMCSGAILNIILDPICIFWLDWGIEGAAIATVIGQGVSFIICGLYFLKPKSFKLSKESFHIKKDMLKNLIMLGGSTFIIQISMVVMTLLSNITLAKYGATSIYGSDIPISVFSIQTKVYTIVNNIAVGIALGGQPILGYNYGAKKLDRVKETYRFILISSLGVGILSTLIFELYPEMIILIFGKQNELYMDFATKSFRIFLSFCFVTCFIKISSIFFQSIGKPIHSMIASILRDMFCFVIFTLGLCRFFENKEVGRGIYGILFASPLSDIIAGTVIGVMTIYFFRNLGVEKEENAINLSQSIRNIVNLFREKIIAIVDMTISEILNYIKRTEKN